Genomic DNA from Telopea speciosissima isolate NSW1024214 ecotype Mountain lineage chromosome 2, Tspe_v1, whole genome shotgun sequence:
CGAATTTCTTCGCTAACAAATTTCTCAAGTATAGAACTTATACACAAGCAGAACAACTATATTCTTCGAAAAATTAAAGTATCTGGGACATTTCTTTCTCTATGAACAACCATTCAATTAAAGGATTGAAGTATAGTATCCATGATATCAAAAAATTAGTATGGCACGAATTCACagatttcacacacacacacatacctTAACGTTTCCAGTTGGAGATAAAATGGCGAGGAAATCACCCTCTGGAGTGAAAGAAGTGACGAGAGATTTCAGATTCTCTCCTCCCATGGCTGCAATACAGAAGAGGTGAGGCGTTTCAGTGTGTGTTCTAGACTTCAACTAGTAGTCTGTATCTGAGCCTAAACTCGAAAGGGGAAGCAGGGTTTTGAGGCACTTCGACTTTAGCAAGAAGATGGGTGCATTTGTATCCAAGTAATTTACATTTTTGCCCCCTAAATTTTTACTTGAatacctttttgttttgtttttttttttttttttggggtaaaactTGAATACCTCAACTATCAAATAAAGGTATTAAACAGTTCGATCCAGTTCCGGttaaaccgtttaattaaacagtCTCAATTTTGAGTGGAGGGTGAGGGTTTAGTGGTTGACTGGTCGGGGAAGAGAGAGTGGAGCGagtggtagagagagagagagagagagagggagcaaaccctaaatgatttaaacccaaaaagggaaaattttgagttgtaggttttggggaaacaatttggggaagatgatagTATCTTGGTCAATTAAAACACACTTTTAATGTTTAACGTCTACAATAAATGGactgggtgtttttgttacttcGTTTGGAAAGCAAGGAAGAtgcatgaaaattttcaaacctcatAGGTGAAAGTGCGCATatcatacctcaggggaggtacgtgaaattttccctttattaaacgatttcacggtttcagtttaaaccgtTCGATTCGATTTTAATATATAATTTTGATAAAcgatttcggtttgattttgacacccttactatCAATGCCTTCTTTATGTTTTCGGTTTTCCCTTCCTCCTTCCACCACCTCCATCTGGTGTCAAAATTCACCGGAACGGTGACTCGGACATGGCAACCAATATCCTCCGTTGTCGAACCTGAACAGGATTATACGTAGCACCCATGATCTCCGTCCGGCGACACCGTCTACAATGGCCCTGCACCACGCTGTGGTGATTGGCAACACATTAGTCTCGTATACAGAGGTGGGAGATCTAACAATTGAGGACGACGACTATGACTTGTAGACGGTGCCGGTTCTTGCACTCTGATGGACCAAATTATTTACAAATTTCTCTAAAAATTTAAACCCAATTGGGTTTGAGGGTCTGGAGTGTGAATCGAATAGTTGCTAATAGCAAACAAATTTGGTTCTGGGTCATGTTAGGAATGACCCAGGTGCAACCCATCAATTGATTGGTTGTTATTGTCCAAGGGTTTGCACCCTAAACATGTTCATGTCTAGGGATGTAGCTGGGCATTATATTCATATAGTTGTCACACTATATGCATATGGCATGTTCTCTCTGTTATTGATCACAACGCGCAAGTTTGAGTGCATGTATGAGCATACACAATAGATGCATAAGACATAAATGTAATAGTAAATGTCTctcaaataaaggaaaaaataactaCCAGAGATTTTCGATATCAAATACAAATGGTTGTAAGCCATTTTAAGAATCTCTatggatcaatgttcaacaTATACATGTGTTCATATTTATAATTCTATTCCAATCCCTATTGGGAATATATAATATGATAACTCTATAACAGAGTACCCAAGTCTGTCCATAATTGTCAACAAGCAAATGATACTATTGAGCAATTTGCacataaatgaataaatatgataaatacgtaatattaaaattataattcatttaTTTAATCTCATTATTAAATAGGATTTAATTGACACACATTTAATGTCAATATATCCAACAGGGAGAGGGTTGAGTAGAGATAGAAGCCCTGTTggttttaagagagagagagagagattgtgttTTTGCTtccctagagagagagagagacattatGTTTTTTCACTTCCCTTAATCTTCTTCATCAACAAGAGTCATGTGCTTTGTTGTTGCAGGAcctctcaaatttcttcaaaCCAAATTTTCGGTTCGGATGAGATGATGATCCTTGCATTTTCAAGAAGTAGCAAATCATTAATAAGAAGAAATTGGTATTTTCATCTATTCCAGTAATGTTGGAGGCAAACCAACAACCATTCAGATTGTTGAGCCCTAGAATGTCCTTCATTACGAGTTTTACTCAAATGAATAATTAATATGAACACATCTTCAACGGCTTAACAAAAATCATTGGAGAAAAAAGATCATGGAGCTTCACGgagggattaaaatcctctacagtgcgGGAATTTGGTGGTGCACTGCAGTGCAATCTTGAGACCTTGACACGACACATGGAAGAAGTTTAATCCAACGGTGCGAACTCGATGcaaggtatttttttttcttttctttcttctcaatctcGGTactgttggatgtcgcatcttccacatgtcgagctctcagtCTCGCAGTGCAGTGCACCGCCAGATTAAGgcattgtagaggattttttttccttcagcGAGCAACGACAATAGTGCGCGAGTTTTGCATTGGTTTTATGGACTCAACAACGAGGAAGATGAGTTTATAATAATTTTAGGAATAAAAATGTAATTTCCAAAGGGAGGAGTATCAGTGTCAGGCTATGGGGACCCTACACTAGCATAGGCCCAGCTGAGAGTGTGTAGAGGCATCCAACATGGGTGGGATTTTTCTCGGGTGCGAGGGCCTTGTAACTTGGTgcccttatttttcttattacAAATATATCTTTTTGTATTTACCAGTTTAGAATCTCAACTAAAGAATCAAAAGTTATGAGAAATGACTTTTTTAACCTCAAAATTACCTACAACTCTACAAGACCcccaaaggggggggggatcagGAATGGAACCTAGATTGTAACTCATTTTATCATGGGATGATGGGATATGTGACTCAGTGTTTTAGTAATCGATATTAGTCTCCGCCAATATCGATTCGGATCACCTcctgatttattttctttttaaaaaatcaatctTTTAACACTTTTAcctaggcctgtaaacggattggattgggctcggatacggatcggatgtaatcggattcggatatttcttTGTCAAATTcgaatacctctaaacggattcggatgcagatcgaattcagatttttgaccatccgtttacacctctgccttgtgtaacccgaaccttcctccccttagtggatacaattcactctcaatccatagtttaagatcatgattctcttttcctcatattctagaacctattgaatcttcaaaaaccctcaaaatcattatttacttaattttttataattaattattcgGATTCgaatttttatcggagtattcggattcagattttcgaTTATCTATTTACAGCCCTGCTTTTACCCTTAATTAGTATCGATTCATCCATATTGGATTGGCTgagaatatttttatttatttattttttggtaataggTAGGAATCGATATTGATCTCTATTGATACCAATACGTGCATGGTTTCGATTCCAATTTCTCAAACATGTATGTGACGTTCGGCCTGCCTTGCAAAAAACGGCTACGATGCAGCCATCCCCTTGATTCTATATTTAAAGTTCCCAAGCATGGAGTACTAGTGGTGGTAGAGAACGAAAACCAAAGTTGACACGCTTCCCTGTACCGTCTTCGCTTCTTTCCTTCACTGTTGCTATATGTCTAATGTattgaccaaattaccctttcaATAAACACAACTATGATGTAATTTAACACAATTGGGTTGCAGAGAGTTTCttacttcttccttcttccttgtGGAGGtagttggttggttggttggttgggaATCTAAACTGTAATTAATATTCGTCACGCCTGTGCATGAAGAAGCCTTGGTAGCTCGCGCGCTCATCATCTATATAAAGAACCATGTACTCGTTCCCCTGCTGCGACAAGCAATAATAGGGAGGGAGACTATCTCAACCAGAAGTCCATAGTCCATAGTCCATACCTTTAGGCATCCacctgtcttcttcctcttcctcatccaaaaaggaaaagaaaagtaaacCCATGGCAATGGCAGCTTCGAATCTGAAAGTGAAACTCCTGGTGGACAAGAAGGCCCAGAGAGTCTTGTTTGCAGAGGCAGGGAAGGAGGTTGTGGACTTCCTCTTTAACCTCTTGGCCTTGCCTGTTGGAACTGTTGTTAAGTTGCTGAGTAAGGAGAGCATGGTAGGTTCTTTGGGCAAACTCTACAATAGCGTAGAGGTCGAACCTAAGTGAAACCTACATGGAGCCAAACCAAAGCAAGCTTTCCCTCTTAGAACCCAAACTCCCTGCTTGTGTTTCCCAAGTTCCTCTCCTTTCGTCCAATCCAGCCAGCCGCATCTACTCCTGATAAACCCACTGTATATTTCTACAATTGCGGCGTCTATGGTTGTGGTCAAAATTATGTAACCGGTGACCGTGGTACTCCCTGTCCTGGTTGCCGAAATCAGTTGTCAACCCAGATGACTTATGTTGCTGGAGCTGCTGGAACAGCAGCGGAGCAGCGACGCGTAGATTGTGGAGCAGGGTATGTGAAGGGATTGGTGACTTATATGATAATGGATGATCTGTCTGTCACACCCTTCTCTACCATTTCTGGTATCACTCTCCTGAACAACTTCAATGTCAGGGAAGTGGGTTCTCTTGAAGAGAAGGTTTTTGATTTGGATATGGATTTGGTACGCTCCCcacccaattaaaaaaaaaaaaaggaaaaaaaaaaagaggatcacttcttcttaattaatttcttttctATACTAGTAGTGTTTATAGATCTACACTGATCATATGACAACCCTTAACTTCTTCGTACTCATGATTTTACTCTTGGTTTTCTTCACATTGATCGATTGGTTATGTATATGTAGGGTCTCGCAATTTTAAAAGCTTCTTTGCAATCAGAGACGGTTCTTACAGATGTCTTTCTTGGGAGTAAGAAGCTGAAATAGCGGTCTCGCTAGTGGAACCGGCCATCTCTCTGCTTAATTATATTTTTGGTGAAACTTTTCTACCGATCCATCCTCCGGTgcttgttttcctttgtttttagcTGTTCATTTCTCATTTTGTGTTTTTCTCTTGAAACATTTGGTTTCGTTGCTTTAAGAACACctgtaatcttttcttttttttttttttctctacaaTTTGGCATGTAGCAGTTTTATCGAATTGCACTTGAATCTAATTGCTGCTTCTGAAAGGTGGACTAGctcactccaaaaaaaaaaaaaaaaaaaaattttatatcatGATTACCTATGACTACCAAGACGGTGCAGATGTACTTAACAAATAAGTTTTACATATAGAGTATATATATACCATGTCCTCTTCATCCAATGGTTGCAATGGACATATATTCTTAATGTAGATGTCATGTCCTGTTTGTGCCATTTATAATAGGATCTGAATCCGATGACTCTCTTGGCCGATTTTTATCTGTGTATCCTTAAGCGTGTGATAATATAGTTCTCTTATGAGAACTTCAACAAGTCTCGGCAAAGAGGTTGTGGACTTCCAACCTCTTGCTGGGAACCGTTGTTAAGCTCCTCGCTAAgggatgaggatcaggctcctTTGTGGCCATCATGTTGTATGGAACTCCCAGTTTGTCATCACAGCACATATGTTCATCCAATGCTTTGGCATTGAGCTCGATCctttcaaatttaaattttatgcAGCAATTTTTAGGAGCTCGATTCCCAAgtgcccaaccattggatgacCGCACAACCCGAGGCCAAACCAACCCTAAAATTCTAAATGCatgaaaatttccctaaaaaaatgggaaaattatTCATGCACAATATACCTTATTTAAGAtcttagaaatagaataaa
This window encodes:
- the LOC122650986 gene encoding uncharacterized protein LOC122650986, with amino-acid sequence MAASNLKVKLLVDKKAQRVLFAEAGKEVVDFLFNLLALPVGTVVKLLSKESMPAASTPDKPTVYFYNCGVYGCGQNYVTGDRGTPCPGCRNQLSTQMTYVAGAAGTAAEQRRVDCGAGYVKGLVTYMIMDDLSVTPFSTISGITLLNNFNVREVGSLEEKVFDLDMDLGLAILKASLQSETVLTDVFLGSKKLK